The Elephas maximus indicus isolate mEleMax1 chromosome 15, mEleMax1 primary haplotype, whole genome shotgun sequence DNA window GGCCTCCCCCTCTGTTAGGACAGGAATTCCCCTGGGCTGGGGGGCAGGCAGCCCTGGGTGGGGCCGCTTGATTGTGGGGATCTGAAGGGAGTCAGGGCCCAGGAAGGGCAGGGCTGGGAGAAAGGTGGGAGTGGAAGGGAAGgcgagtgtgcgtgtgtgtgtgcataaatgTGTATGATTGTGTAAGTGTATGCACAAGTGTGCAAATTGTGAATGTGTCTGCACTGTGTGTTCATGTGGATACACGAGTGTGTGTCTGCCCATTTATGTGAATGtgctgtgtgtgggtgtgtgcacacttttgcgtgtgcatgtgtgtcggTGCAgaaattgtgtgtgtatatacacaggtCGCTGTGTCTACGTGTGCATCTGTGTGCACCTGTGTGCACGTTTGTATGAATGTGTGCTGTGCTTGCATGTATGTGTCCACATGTGCACGTAAGGGTGTGGAAGTGTGTGCGTGTGGCTATGGGCGTGTGTCTGCCCccatacgtgtgtgtgcatgtggtgtgtgcacacgtgtgtgtgtgcgtgtacggaaattttgtgtgtgtacatacacacgtTTTAGTGCATCTATATGTGCGTGTTGTgctgtgcatgcatgtgtatcaGTGTGTGTTCCTGTGCGTGTCCAgtgtacatgtgcatgtgtgtctgccTGTGGGTATGTTCATTTCAATCACTGCTCGCAGTACTCCCGGGAGCCTGGCTGAAAGACAGAAAATTCTGTGCACAAGAAGGAAGCAGAGTGCACACCCACATGTGTCACCTCTTGAAGGACCCCCATGGGCCCCATGTTCCCACTGTTGGGGGGCTATGAGGGTGGGCTCACTGTGGGGCGGGCACAAACGTGGTCAGCCTCTCCCTGCTCAGGGTGAGGGTGGGCTAATGGGGCCAGCTGGACAGGAGGGCCAGCCTCCCGGAAGACACAGGCCCTCCACAGAAAGAATGATGGGGCTGGGGGCTTGGCACAATGCATCACCGGGCTGTCCCCTGACCCCTCGGGTGCTCTCAGGCAGCATCTGCAGGCCTAGCCCATCCTGACCGAGGCAGCTGAGTCAGCTCAGCAAGCGGCTCTGAGAGGCAGGACCAGGACAGAAGTGGGAGGCTCAGCCTCCTCCCAGCAGTGTGCGTGCCTGGCCTTGCTCCTGGGTACCTGCTCTCTGCCCTGCAGGAACGGGCCCGAATGGCGCCACAACCGCTTGCGGCTGAACCCAGACCTGCTCGAACCCAGAAATATCCAGAGGTTCATGCCCCTGGTGGACACGGTGGCCCAAGACTTCATCAAGGCCCTGAGGAAGAGAGTGTTGCAGAATGCCCGAGGGAGCCTGACCCTGGACGTCCAGTCCAACATCTCCCTCTACAGCATCGAAGGTGGGGCACATCCCAGGGGCCCAGGCAGGTGGGGGCTGGAGCGGCTGGGAGACCTGGCCTGAGGCTGGGCACTGGTGTCCCCGCAGCCAGCAACTTTGCCCTGTATGGAGAGCGGCTGGGCCTCCTTGGCCCCAACCCCAGCCCGGCCAGCCTGGACTTCCTCCAGGCCTTGAAGGCTGTGTTGAAATCCACCACGCAGCTCTCCTTCATGCCGCAGAGCCTGTCCCGTTGGGCCAGCGCCAACGTGTGGGCAGAGCACTTCCGGTCCTGGGATACCATATTCCAGTATGGTGAGGCCGACCTGCACAGGGTGCCCCAGAccccagcctgctgcctggcAGGGATACGGGGTCACAcggggagggtggaggaggaggaagggacccCTTCCCCACACCCAGGCCTGGGCTCTGTCCCCACAGCCAACAAAGCCATGTACAACACCTACCAAGAGCTGGCACTTGGCCGCCCGCAGCACTACAGCGGCATCGTGGCAGAGCTGCTCTTACGCTCAGACCTGCCCCTGGATACCATCAAGGCCAATGCCGTGGACCTCACCGCAGGGAGCGCAGACACGGTTAGCCAACACCCAGCCTCCATGCCACTGGGACACAGGCCCCTGTGCCCACCCCCAATTTCTGCCCAAGACTTGTGGCGCCCCCAGCCAtgacctgcatggtttctgcagcaAGGGAAGGCTCTGGGGGACACACAGGCACTGGCCCAGGGGGGCAGGGCAGTGGGTATGTGTGGGTGCAGCACTCGGGGCACAGGGACCAGGACTACGGATAAGCAGCAGCAAAGCCCCCCCTTCAGAGAGCCTGGGCCCGAAGGGGCAGAGGTGCAGCTAGGGCTGCACAGGGCCACTCCCTGGAGGGACAGGTGACCTGTGGCTCTGAGGAGGACCCACTGGAGAATTGAGGTGATGACAAGCAGAGCAAGGGTGGCCGGCTAGTGAAGGAGAGTGTAGATGGAGACAGTGATGGGGTCTGGGCCAGCTGAGGACATGACACAGCTCCTGTCCCAGACCAAGCCCCCTCTGTCAGCTCACGCCAAGGCCTACTCTGGCAGAGAGCCCCCTTTGGGGAAGGTGGAGCCCAGATGAGGCATGCCCACCCATGGGAGGtctcaggaggcttcctggaggaggctgaCCTTCACTGGCTGtggaagagacacacagagattGCCCAGGCCATAACAGGGGCGGGACAGTGGCCCAGAGTCTAAGTTGCAGAGAGTGAAGGAGGATCCTAGGGAAGGGGAGGCGGGAAGGGCAGAGGGTCAGGGCAGAGCAGGAGGCCACCCAGCACCAGGCCGTCCAAAAGGACCAGGTGGAGCCCAAGAGGGGCATGTCAGGTCACAGTTCTGTTCCCTAAGGCCCCTGGTGTCCAGGGCAGAGCTGGATGAGTGTACAGGTGGCAGAGGGGCAGTTACTGGCTGGCTCTTTggtcagaaggaaatgaggggcTGTGCGTGGAGATGGGTGTTGGAGATACTTAGGCTCCCTGACCTCAGCCTGGGCATACCCACGCCCTTGGCTGCACTTGGGAATGACCCAGGAGCTGGAAGTGGCTGGAGGTGGGTTGGTGAGTTCACACTGGACAGAAAGGTTTGGGTCAGGATCCTGCAGAAGTGGGGGGAGGTGACCAACTGGGCAGAGGCAGCATCCCCGAAGTCCCAGGAGGAGCAGGGTCAGGAAGGCCACCTTCTAGggccagaggagggagggagccagCAATAGGGAGGGTGGTGGAAGAGGCCCAGACCTGGGTGGGGGCCTCCCTTCCCCAGGGGCTCCAGAAAATGGGGAGAAGCTGCATTAGGACTGTGGGGTGTCAGGAATGCCCCTGACAGTGGGTCAGTGAAGAGTCTTCCTGTGGAGCAGACTCCTCCTGGGAGGGGTACTGGGGGCGGCCCTAGCCTGGGCCCAGGTTTAAAGCCCTCCCCCGCCACACGCAGACGGCCTACACCTTGCTGATGACTCTCTTCGAGCTGGCTCGAAACCCCGATGTGCAGCAGGCCCTGCGCCAGGAGAGCCTGGAGGCGGAGGCCACCATCAGGGAAAGCTCCCACAGGGTCACCTCTGAGCTGCCGCTGCTGCGAGCTGCCCTCAAGGAGACCCTGCGGTAGGTGCCCTGGCCCTCCCCGGCTGCCCTGGGCCCCTGCGGAGAGCGCTCACTGTGGGGCAGCTGAGAGGCCTTGCTCCAGCAGCCCCCCTGAGCTGCCCTCCTCTCCCCACCATTGGGGCTAGTGTCCCCTGGGACCCCAAAGTCCTGGTGCCCACCTCTCCTTCCTCCTGGGCGCGGCAGGGCCAGCAGGCTGTTGGGCAGTTCCTCCGCGCTCAGCAGGTGCAGGGAAGCGTGGGTCCTGATCTGACCTTTCCTGGTGGGCTCACCCTTGGGGACCGGGAAGCCAGTGGGCCGGGGACCGGGAAGCCAGTGGGCCAGGGCCTCGGGTGAAGCCAGCCACAGAAGGGCCGGGAGAGAAGGAGGGGTAGCTGACGACTCTTGGCTCGCCCACCCCCAGGCTGTACCCCGTGGGATTAACTCTGCAGAGGCGGGTAAAGTCGGACCTGGTGCTGCAGAACTATCACGTTCCGGCCGGGGTGAGCGAAGCCCCCCAGCCCCTCCACACAGAGACCCCTCAGATCCTCCCCAGGGCCAGGCTGACCGCCGACCCCGCGCTGTCCGCAGACATTAGTCTTCTTGAACCTCTACTCCCTGGGTCGAAACCCCGCGGTATTCCCGAGGCCCGAGCGCTACGACCCCCAGCGCTGGCTGACCAAGTCCTCCAGCTCTAACTTCCGTCACCTGGCCTTCGGCTTCGGGGTGCGCCAGTGCCTGGGGCGGCGGCTGGCAGAGGCGGAGCTGCTGCTTTTCCTGCACCACGTgagcggggggaggggggcgagGCAGGGCGTGGGCGGGGCCAGGCGTG harbors:
- the LOC126058836 gene encoding cytochrome P450 11B2, mitochondrial-like translates to MVLRVQAGMWTTGPRLALHRARALGTRACPARQAVLPFEAIPQCPGNKWLRMLRIWKEQGQESLHLEMQKHFEELGPIFRYDVGGVSMVNVMLPKDAEQLQQVDGLHPCRMPLEPWVIYRHHHGHKLGVFLMNGPEWRHNRLRLNPDLLEPRNIQRFMPLVDTVAQDFIKALRKRVLQNARGSLTLDVQSNISLYSIEASNFALYGERLGLLGPNPSPASLDFLQALKAVLKSTTQLSFMPQSLSRWASANVWAEHFRSWDTIFQYANKAMYNTYQELALGRPQHYSGIVAELLLRSDLPLDTIKANAVDLTAGSADTTAYTLLMTLFELARNPDVQQALRQESLEAEATIRESSHRVTSELPLLRAALKETLRLYPVGLTLQRRVKSDLVLQNYHVPAGTLVFLNLYSLGRNPAVFPRPERYDPQRWLTKSSSSNFRHLAFGFGVRQCLGRRLAEAELLLFLHHVLKNFLVKTVSPEDLKMVYRFVLMPSTYPLLTFQAIN